ATAGGTTGCACCTAAATAATATATACCATAAATTACTGATAAATTGCCAAAAGGTGGTACAAGATTGCAAAAGAACCAACCTCTACATGGAGAGAGAGTTTGTCAATTTGTTCACTGTATTGTGGTAGTGCTTGGACCATCTTTTGCAAGTCCCTTGTTGACATTTCTTTACTATCTCTAAACATAAATTgcaattttattatttagtaaAATATATCAAGTCAGGAAGTAGATGAATAAATAGTCATTTCTAGCAAGCTCCACATATAGAATTAGCCAAATTGAGAAGCTAACTTTCCAGAACAACAAATACATATCTTTGCCTTTGATTTATTCTCCAAGCAAGAATTTTACCATTTTACACAACAGCACAtgtttagataattagattcaATACAAAAACAGGGAGGTTTAAACTTTAAACATTACATGACATCCTCGCATAATTAAAATTAGAGTAGATTACACTAACCACCCTTGGGGTTAAGTTATATTATACACAACACCCCTTTTGATTTAATAAGTTAACAATTTAGTACTTAGTTAAGCATCAAAATCTTCTCATATAACAATTCAACACACAAGAAATCCCCAATGATCACCTTGATCCATGTTGGATTTGTGCTGCTTTGTTTCTTGAAATGAagttggtcattttctcgtgtAACCTTTCACTTGCCTGTCAAGGCTACCAATATCAGAGGGTTTTAAAGTGTAAAACAGTAGAAGCATAAATGTGACAGACATACATCTGCAATATGTGCATGGCGAAGCTCAAGCCATACAGGATCATGATCCTCCAAAAGAACCTCTTTTCTCTCAGGTGGTACCCCATCTTTGCCAGGAACCTTAAAAATAAAGTAGAACCATGTTTATAACAAGAGAGTTGacatgagagagagagagagagagagagagagagagagagagagagagagatttcaGAATTTACTTCATGAACATATTTATTTCCTTCCATATTCAGCAAATCATGACACATGGCATCATATGTCCATTCATGTATCACAGGGGCAATCTACAAATTCAGAATAATATCCTCATTGTAAATACACAACAGTGTCAAAAGAATACAAAGTCAATGACTAACAAACAGAAGTTAGAAACCTGATCAAGAGATCTGTCAAGAATGAGCAACTCGCAAGTCTCTGTCTGAGGAAAATTGGGTatagtttttttatatttcataaGGCAGTCCCACACTCCAGCAGCAACTTTTGTGGGAATAAGATCACGGAAAGTAGTCATTGTCATTGGATCTAGTGTCTTGGCAGCACGGAAGCGAACAAAAGGAAATTCCTAgagaaaaggagaaaaagaaaaatcttcACATACTTCAGGAGATTTCTCAACCAAGTCTTTGAACAATTATGTAGTATTGACTGCATACTCTTAACGAAGCAAACACTGTAGCAAGCCGCAGAGCCATCACATTCAAACATGCAACACCTTTGCGATTATTCTCTTCATCCCCAAATAGCTCCTCCAGAGCTCTCTCATTGTTCGTCATGAATCCCTGCATTATCATGGGCAAATGatcatttaaaataataaacagGATTGTTAAggatcacaaaaaaaaataactcaagGGAAGGTCGTCAATAAACAGGTTTCACAAATTCTGAATGACTAATGAGATATTATAATAGATACacatgaatgttaaaaattgcCAATTTGGACAGGTGGACTGATCCACTTACGTCACAGTGGATTTCACTTCTAAATGATAAGCATTGAAATTACTAACAAACAAAAGCCAAAAGCATTGAAATTACTAACAAacaaaagggaagaaaaaatGTCTAAATCTATTAAACAGAGGTGGCATAGATGACAGACAGAAATGGAATAAATACAAGTACAATGGTAACCACATACCTGGCTGTCTATGGGAAAATACTCCAAATTCATCTGCATGGTGTCACCCAAATGATGGGAAGAACACAATAAGCAATTAAATTGTTTGAGCAATAGTATGAATTTAAGCACAATCTTGTTTCTAGATAGAAAATCTTCACCTCTTTCAGTGCACCTAATCGGGGCAACACCCTTGTATCTTTCTTAATCTCCATAACTAATTCTCGAGGAATGGTTGAGCTGAAGAAAACAAATGCCCTGAAAAAGAAGAGGGGGGCAGAAAACAAGATGTGAGGATGAAATACCATTCATTAGAGAGATATTATAAAGATCATCACATACTTCCTGTATAAGGGTGTCTTTCCAGACATGTCTGACAAAAACATAATTACACTGCAAACAGAAGTGGGGAGAAAGTCATTAGTTAAGGAACTAGTTTCATGAAATTGATAGAATTCAAAAGATGAGTGCATATGTTACTTCTCTTTTGTTGGCTGGATGAAATATATAGCATCCATTGTGGGCAAGGGCTGCCTTCTCTTGTATATGTCTTCAACCACTACAAAAAAGAGTAGAAAGTCTCATAGCATCGAAGAAATATAATCAAGAAAAGGGAAGGACCAATGAGAGGCCATATACACAACTACAACCTCTTTGCAAGAAATAATACTATTTGTGGAAAACCAACAATATAAGTCCCCTAAATAATTTTCTCCTATTGTCCTATTCACGAGATCCACTCAAAGATGGTGGAAGAAAATTTAGAGAAAAATTATGGTGGAAAAATATTGACTAGGCATTGGTAGAAATGAAAATGACTGCTCAAAATATACTCTTGTGATTCTTACATGAGACGCCTTCATCGGTAATATCGGCCATCTTGCATGAGTGAGACATTATCTTTACAGTAAGTTTGTCCATTATAAGTACCTGCAGGCAAGCAGCCCATGAACCAATATAATTACCAAAACTAGCTGCACATCTCCTTGTCCATAATGCATAATAGTATAGTTAtcaaggcaagaaattaaaaaccCATGATGATGCTATTTGGAACTAAGCTTGTAGACAGACATATCACAGCTACAATGAGCAAAGCCAGTTTTCAATTCTAGGCATATGAATTTTCTGATTAACCATTCTCATAAGGTGAAGGTGAAAAATTGAAGAAGGCTCATAAAACATGTTCTTTTCCAATCATCAACATTTTAAGAAGAAACTATGTTAAATGGTTCAAAGAAATGAACCAAGAAATTTATATAAAGGTGACAAAGGGTAAGTCCTTCCGCATACAACATAAAGGTTAAACGAATGTATGCATAATTCATCAAACTGGTGGCATCAGATACCTTCCAAGTCGATTTCGAATCACCTGTTTTTGCTGACCTTAGCATTTCATGTAATAATCCTGAGGCAGTTCCAGTTCAAAAAAGTTAAATGTGACTGTGTGAGCAATTAAGCAATAAGTAATTCACTATTCAATGAAGGGGAAAAAACTAAAAGGACACAATCCTTGCAAAAGACTGAAATGACATTAGTAGAAAGTGTTATTGCCATTGTGAATGCATAGCACTAGCTTCGTGACAGTAAAGTACTTGTTTACGAGCTCATGCGCTAAAGCTAAATCTCGTCACTCAGATAACATATAACCGAAGAAAAATGATGAAACGGCATAAATATGACAGCATGAGCATTGGGCAAACAAAATACAGTTGAAGAACAAAATAGTAACTAGAGAAAACGACGTAAATAACAAACAGAGAAGTTTTGCAGTAGATGAAAACAGTTGAGAAAGAACAAACAAGGGAAGAGGAGTTACGTTCGCGGGTAATTTGCTTGAAACTTTTGTGGTCGGCGgcataagaagaagaagaagaggaatcagAATCGGACATAGACATGCTTGATGATCTGTACTGTAGAGCTTCCTCCGTGTGATTGTCTGATTGATTATATGCTGACGGCCTTAGAAATGGATGAAGGAAGAAGCGCGTGAAGACGAAGCGAGGAAGAAAGGGATTTAAGTTAACTTAAAAGAGAGGGTTTATATATTTGATTCAGAAAAGTAAACAAGATTGTTGGAATGATCAAACTGTAAGAGATGAGTGGATGACGTGTGGGCTGTTGAATAGTCCTCCACAGTGATCCAAATGGATCGAAACGGGTCGGGTCAGTGCGAGCGGGTGGCGCATAGCAGCTTCGTTTTTTTCCAGAAGCGGAGTGGAGTGGACCGTTGCTGAACTACCGTGGACCCCACCGTTAACTCCCACGCATTCCGAAGCGTAAAAATAACTCTACATCGATTTTTGtgtcataaataataaataaaaatttaaaatatttttttattaaaagaaattaattttaatttttagtataattttatttaattaattaattaaaattaatataattattattttttataataatattttttaaatttataattcaaaaaaatcactgttaaaaaatattaatattaaaaaaattatatataaaaataatacacaaCATATAATTCGAGATTatattaatttgtaaaattatttaatataaaaaaatatagttaaaCTTTATAGCTAAAGATATGTATTGtaaaattttcatatatatttAATCAAATCCTCTTTTAACTGTTTATGCGGTTGTTTATTTTAAAGTTGGACATTTCTTTGAAAAAATTAATGGTATGGTGCAAAATCTTTCTCTCCCAACTGAGGTTGTAATAAGCCTTTTTCGACATCGTCATACTCTAAGTCTTGAGCAAAATTTTCTGCATAAGTGTCTTTTTCATCCTCAACAATCATATTATACAATATAATACAAGTTCTCATTATGTTTGCAAGTTTCTTCCTTTCCCAAAAGCGCGTTGGACCACGTATAATTGCAAAGCGTACTTGTAACACTCCGAATGCTCATTCTATATCTTTTCTTTGCCCTTCTTGGTATTGTGCAAATAACTTGCATTTCTCCCCTGTAgttttgaaattgatttgacAAATGTGACCCATTCAAGATAAATACCAACTGTTAAATAGTATCACATAGTATAGTTATTACTATTAATAGTATAGTTTAGGGTTAAGTACTGTTTTCGTCTCTAAAGTCTGGagtgaaaatcaaattcgtccccgaccttttttgttattaaaatcgtTCCCAACGTTATAAAACATTATAAAATCGCCCTTTTGTccataaataaaattttctaaacAATTTTGCccttaaacaaaaataaaaaattctccCCCATTGTCACCACTATCCCCTGCATCATCAGTCATCACTACTATCACCACCAAGCTCGTGCTTCTTAATCAACCCTTCAGAGCCAAGCACCTCACAACTCTCCTCCATTGCGCACAACTTCTACACTCCAAACAAGCCAAGTTCATTGAGCTCCACCCCAGAAAGAACATAACCCTTTTTTTCCCCAAAGTGCGCAACAActaatgaattcaattacaaacaCCAACCTAAGATCCTTACAGATTTATGCAATTCCTTAATCAACCTTTTGAGCCAAAGTAACTCACAAGGAATCTCCACTACAAGGCACAGTTTTTTCACTCAATAAGAAGTCCATGTTCATTCAATTATAACCCAAAATTAATCCAGAAAGAACATAACCCGTACAAGAATTGAAATGTTATTCCCACTAATTCAACAACAACACCACCACAGTCAAATTCAAgacaaaaa
The genomic region above belongs to Arachis stenosperma cultivar V10309 chromosome 5, arast.V10309.gnm1.PFL2, whole genome shotgun sequence and contains:
- the LOC130981921 gene encoding SNARE-interacting protein KEULE-like isoform X2 — encoded protein: MPPTTKVSSKLPANVLIMDKLTVKIMSHSCKMADITDEGVSLVEDIYKRRQPLPTMDAIYFIQPTKENVIMFLSDMSGKTPLYRKAFVFFSSTIPRELVMEIKKDTRVLPRLGALKEMNLEYFPIDSQGFMTNNERALEELFGDEENNRKGVACLNVMALRLATVFASLREFPFVRFRAAKTLDPMTMTTFRDLIPTKVAAGVWDCLMKYKKTIPNFPQTETCELLILDRSLDQIAPVIHEWTYDAMCHDLLNMEGNKYVHEVPGKDGVPPERKEVLLEDHDPVWLELRHAHIADASERLHEKMTNFISRNKAAQIQHGSRDSKEMSTRDLQKMVQALPQYSEQIDKLSLHVEIAGKINSIIRETGLRELGQLEQDIVFGDAGMKDVIKFFTTKEDATRENKLRLIMILAAVYPEKFEGEKGRNLMRVARLTDDDITAVNNLRMLGGQPDTKKSLTAAFGGLKFDIHKKKRAARKDRAGEDETWQLSRFYPIIEELIEKLAKNDLSKEDYPCLNDPSPTFHGSPFAGAANPVPPPQSMRSRRTPTWARPRGSDDGYSSDSVLRHASSDFKKMGRRIFVFIVGGATRSELRACHKLTGKLKREIILGSSSLDDPAQFITKLKMMTTHELSLDDIQI
- the LOC130981921 gene encoding SNARE-interacting protein KEULE-like isoform X1, encoding MSMSDSDSSSSSSYAADHKSFKQITRERLLHEMLRSAKTGDSKSTWKVLIMDKLTVKIMSHSCKMADITDEGVSLVEDIYKRRQPLPTMDAIYFIQPTKENVIMFLSDMSGKTPLYRKAFVFFSSTIPRELVMEIKKDTRVLPRLGALKEMNLEYFPIDSQGFMTNNERALEELFGDEENNRKGVACLNVMALRLATVFASLREFPFVRFRAAKTLDPMTMTTFRDLIPTKVAAGVWDCLMKYKKTIPNFPQTETCELLILDRSLDQIAPVIHEWTYDAMCHDLLNMEGNKYVHEVPGKDGVPPERKEVLLEDHDPVWLELRHAHIADASERLHEKMTNFISRNKAAQIQHGSRDSKEMSTRDLQKMVQALPQYSEQIDKLSLHVEIAGKINSIIRETGLRELGQLEQDIVFGDAGMKDVIKFFTTKEDATRENKLRLIMILAAVYPEKFEGEKGRNLMRVARLTDDDITAVNNLRMLGGQPDTKKSLTAAFGGLKFDIHKKKRAARKDRAGEDETWQLSRFYPIIEELIEKLAKNDLSKEDYPCLNDPSPTFHGSPFAGAANPVPPPQSMRSRRTPTWARPRGSDDGYSSDSVLRHASSDFKKMGRRIFVFIVGGATRSELRACHKLTGKLKREIILGSSSLDDPAQFITKLKMMTTHELSLDDIQI